One Setaria viridis chromosome 7, Setaria_viridis_v4.0, whole genome shotgun sequence genomic region harbors:
- the LOC117865128 gene encoding putative RNA methyltransferase At5g10620 isoform X2: MSCERAMPMRLLTVGKKRSRGTQLLVEEYTEKLGYYCDFEDTLIRSNPKLTSDVKVQVEAEDTAMMQQLKPDDFVVVLDENGKDVISEQIADLIGDAGNTGSSRLAFCIGGPYGLGLQVRKRADATIRLSSLVLNHQVALVVLMEQLYRAWTIIKGQKYHH; encoded by the exons ATGTCTTGCGAA AGAGCAATGCCTATGCGTTTGTTAACGGTTGGAAAGAAGAGGTCTCGAGGGACACAGCTTCTTGTTGAAGAATACACGGAGAAGCTTGGGTACTACTGCGATTTTGAGGACACCCTTATCAGGTCCAATCCAAAACTTACAAG TGATGTTAAGGTTCAAGTTGAAGCAGAAGACACAGCTATGATGCAGCAACTCAAACCTGACGATTTT GTTGTTGTGTTGGATGAAAACGGGAAGGATGTCATATCTGAGCAGATTGCTGATCTGATTGGGGATGCTGGCAACACA GGATCATCAAGGCTCGCATTTTGTATTGGCGGACCATATGGTCTTGGGTTACAAGTGAGAAAGCGTGCAGATGCAACCATTAGGCTGTCCTCATTGGTTTTGAATCACCAGGTTGCTTTAGTAGTTTTAATGGAGCAGCTCTATAG GGCGTGGACTATAATTAAAGGACAGAAGTATCACCATTAG
- the LOC117865128 gene encoding putative RNA methyltransferase At5g10620 isoform X1 — protein MAISPWRCMCGAQHSLSKDRGAPAPSAPFGRRSKYSGQSVRAMPMRLLTVGKKRSRGTQLLVEEYTEKLGYYCDFEDTLIRSNPKLTSDVKVQVEAEDTAMMQQLKPDDFVVVLDENGKDVISEQIADLIGDAGNTGSSRLAFCIGGPYGLGLQVRKRADATIRLSSLVLNHQVALVVLMEQLYRAWTIIKGQKYHH, from the exons ATGGCCATCTCTCCGTGGCGGTGCATGTGTGGGGCCCAGCACTCCCTAAGCAAGGACCGTGGCGCGCCAGCCCCTTCTGCTCCATTTG GCAGGAGATCCAAATACTCGGGACAATCTGTG AGAGCAATGCCTATGCGTTTGTTAACGGTTGGAAAGAAGAGGTCTCGAGGGACACAGCTTCTTGTTGAAGAATACACGGAGAAGCTTGGGTACTACTGCGATTTTGAGGACACCCTTATCAGGTCCAATCCAAAACTTACAAG TGATGTTAAGGTTCAAGTTGAAGCAGAAGACACAGCTATGATGCAGCAACTCAAACCTGACGATTTT GTTGTTGTGTTGGATGAAAACGGGAAGGATGTCATATCTGAGCAGATTGCTGATCTGATTGGGGATGCTGGCAACACA GGATCATCAAGGCTCGCATTTTGTATTGGCGGACCATATGGTCTTGGGTTACAAGTGAGAAAGCGTGCAGATGCAACCATTAGGCTGTCCTCATTGGTTTTGAATCACCAGGTTGCTTTAGTAGTTTTAATGGAGCAGCTCTATAG GGCGTGGACTATAATTAAAGGACAGAAGTATCACCATTAG
- the LOC117864837 gene encoding probable plastid-lipid-associated protein 8, chloroplastic — MSAPAAAVSPALRFSSATPLHRPLRRRLPSVRCSLAAAPGVRAPPELVDSILSKVNGTDRGALLPKDGHQEVADVALQLGKYCIDEPVKSPLIFGEWEVVYCSVATSPGGLYRTPLGRLIFKTDEMIQVVEAPDVIRNKVSFSVFGLEGAVSLKGKLNVLDSKWIQVIFEAPELKVGSLGFQYGGESEVKLEITYVDEKIRLGKGSRGSLFVFLRRG; from the exons ATGTCTGCTCCCGCAGCGGCCGTCTCCCCTGCCCTCCGCTTCTCCTCCGCCACTCCTCTCCACCGGCcgctccgccggcggctcccGTCCGTCCGGTGCTCCCTTGCCGCCGCCCCCGGTGTCCGGGCGCCACCGGAGCTCGTCGACTCCATCCTCTCCAAG GTAAATGGAACTGACCGAGGAGCGTTGCTGCCTAAAGATGGGCACCAGGAAGTGGCTGATGTCGCGCTACAGTTGGGGAAGTACTGCATAGACGAGCCCGTCAAGTCCCCACTTATATTTGGAG AATGGGAAGTTGTGTATTGCTCGGTGGCGACGTCTCCAGGAGGGCTATACCGGACACCTCTTGGCCGCCTGATATTCAAAACTGATGAGATGATCCAGGTGGTGGAAGCCCCTGATGTCATCAGGAACAAGGTGTCATTCTCCGTCTTTGGTCTGGAGGGTGCAGTATCATTGAAAG GTAAGCTGAATGTACTGGACAGTAAGTGGATTCAGGTCATCTTTGAGGCCCCAGAATTGAAGGTAGGTTCCTTGGGGTTCCAATACGGTGGTGAGAGTGAGGTCAAGCTGGAGATCACTTATGTCGACGAGAAGATCAGGCTAGGAAAAGGGTCTAGAGGCTCGCTTTTCGTGTTCCTCAGACGAGGATAG